One stretch of Zingiber officinale cultivar Zhangliang chromosome 6B, Zo_v1.1, whole genome shotgun sequence DNA includes these proteins:
- the LOC121989488 gene encoding UDP-glucuronic acid decarboxylase 2-like, with amino-acid sequence MASELVYRGHDAQPLDDGDRYTPKPEKRLVWLSRTVRYFLREQRPLFVLLGMALAALFFAFFPRGPPSGALHLATADPKGWRPTEPRHLASYGGHSYHRFAMDTVGRGFVGGKVPLGLKRKGLRIVVTGGAGFVGSHLVDRLIARGDSVIVVDNFFTGRKENIMHHFGNPNFELIRHDVVEPILLEVDQIYHLACPASPVHYKFNPVKTIKTNVVGTLNMLGLAKRVGARFLLTSTSEVYGDPLQHPQVETYWGNVNPIGVRSCYDEGKRTAETLTMDYHRGAQVEVRIARIFNTYGPRMCIDDGRVVSNFVAQALRKEPLTVYGDGKQTRSFQYVSDLVEGLMRLMEGEHIGPFNLGNPGEFTMLELANVVQETIDSNAKIEFRPNTEDDPHKRKPDITRAKEMLGWEPKISLRQGLPLMVTDFQKRIFGDQSVTAATTGAGTGTGTSVGST; translated from the exons ATGGCCTCGGAGCTTGTCTACCGCGGCCACGATGCGCAGCCGCTGGACGACGGCGATCGCTACACCCCCAAGCCGGAGAAGCGCCTCGTATGGCTTTCCCGCACGGTTCGTTACTTCCTACGCGAGCAGCGCCCCCTTTTCGTTCTGTTGGGTATGGCCCTCGCCGCGCTCTTCTTTGCCTTCTTCCCCCGCGGCCCCCCCTCCGGCGCTCTCCACTTGGCGACCGCCGATCCGAAAGGATGGAGACCAACGGAGCCCCGACATCTGGCGTCGTATGGTGGGCACAGCTACCACCGGTTCGCGATGGATACTGTGGGGAGGGGGTTCGTTGGGGGGAAAGTTCCGCTGGGGCTGAAGCGGAAGGGGTTGCGCATCGTGGTGACCGGCGGGGCGGGGTTCGTCGGGAGCCACCTTGTGGACCGGTTGATCGCGCGGGGGGACAGCGTGATCGTGGTGGACAACTTCTTCACGGGGAGGAAGGAGAACATTATGCACCATTTTGGGAACCCCAACTTCGAACTCATCCGCCATGATGTCGTCGAGCCGATCCTCCTCGAGGTGGACCAAATCTACCACCTCGCCTGCCCCGCATCTCCCGTGCACTACAAGTTCAACCCCGTCAAGACGATC AAGACAAACGTGGTAGGGACCTTGAACATGCTTGGTCTGGCCAAAAGAGTAGGTGCTAGGTTCCTCCTCACCAGCACCAGCGAGGTCTACGGGGACCCCTTGCAGCACCCTCAAGTAGAGACCTACTGGGGCAATGTGAATCCCATCG GTGTTAGAAGCTGCTATGATGAGGGCAAGCGAACCGCTGAGACATTGACCATGGACTACCACCGTGGTGCTCAAGTCGAG GTGAGAATTGCTCGGATCTTTAACACCTATGGCCCTAGGATGTGCATAGATGATGGTCGAGTCGTCAGCAACTTTGTGGCTCAG GCCCTGAGGAAGGAGCCATTGACGGTTTATGGCGATGGGAAGCAAACTAGGAGTTTCCAATACGTATCTGATTTG GTGGAGGGTCTGATGAGGTTGATGGAAGGAGAGCACATCGGCCCCTTCAACTTGGGCAACCCCGGCGAATTCACCATGCTTGAGCTGGCAAATGTCGTGCAGGAAACCATTGATTCCAATGCAAAGATTGAATTCCGCCCCAACACAGAGGATGACCCCCACAAGCGCAAGCCAGATATCACCCGTGCCAAGGAAATGCTCGGGTGGGAGCCCAAGATCTCCCTCCGACAGGGTCTCCCTCTCATGGTCACTGACTTCCAAAAACGCATCTTTGGCGACCAATCGGTTACCGCTGCCACCACTGGCGCCGGCACTGGCACCGGCACCAGTGTTGGATCCACTTAA
- the LOC121989487 gene encoding uncharacterized protein LOC121989487: MGKWEDRRFFPLTSLQIGDLQSYLSHLTLFLAIRSEKFYILVDNRPWVIHQDSRATHLWQLMVTKSRLSPFANTRSARVTGSDIGKILRFTKSSRSVSFRRNRLRNWFSLIDAARNYKKNLHHVKKLKDSFLLSNDLHCPLYGCIVFEVEWKYVRGINYINELQTDTSLALEVKLMKRWEFDSIEQASSCIYLWFTGICNECYLLQDYLESISSKDVFYDAQEDISSSCEASEKLFTAVESHEEKHCCMHSNSSCSPRRMEDLDSPFTPPASGPYKRRKIIKSSMFIDVDGLSEEAYSEVVRSPSNSVSSPSLSGSESDDGCLVYEATTYKDVLLLFRFDDHDLPFKLKEIIMSDLRLLTLLEYGLPSWVIFLQSYPVFCQIYRPWMCPLARAFYILISIITVLIGFYDLYKNVPILKATAASLFGPFFNWIESWEMVSRIRYLGTMLFLHNFEKALMWFLMVARATKPLFSVLTKPIAGPIMELFELICPIWNACFSTLESLIWVIWNALSSSCNVVSSILEIIIWPFWFAFSTLWSVVAYVIYPVVWLLLEIVSAPVRLIAALTSFLGMFFINVYYLLQGTWSAIGALFQIASPSEATAVAYEVTIWRSLWNDLFSKVFRAIRSIFYGFVAFFTACNRHRLSIYNHILVLLRRFSHVIHPWRLSKSDRGRQKERNQSPVQESDRPIPKSGSQTPEKLRRRHARRLTSTS, from the exons ATGGGGAAATGGGAGGATCGTAGATTTTTCCCGCTAACGAGCTTGCAGATCGG GGATCTTCAGTCCTATCTATCTCATTTGACTCTTTTTTTGGCTATAAGAAGTGAGAAATTCTATATCCTTGTCGATAATCGTCCATGGGTGATCCACCAGGACTCACGAGCTACTCACTTGTGGCAGTTAATGGTTACCAAG TCTAGGCTATCTCCTTTTGCAAACACAAGATCTGCTAGAGTCACAGGAAGTGATATTGGGAAGATTTTAAGATTTACCAAAAGCTCTAGGTCTGTTTCCTTCAGAAGAAACAGATTACGTAATTGGTTCTCCTTGATTGATGCTGCTCGCAATTATAAGAAAAATTTGCACCATGTCAAGAAGCTGAAAGACTCTTTCCTTTTGAGTAATGATTTGCATTGTCCATTGTATGGATGCATTGTTTTTGAAGTAGAATGGAAGTATGTGCGTGGCATCAACTACATCAATGAACTGCAG ACTGATACATCCTTAGCATTGGAAGTTAAATTGATGAAAAGGTGGGAATTTGATAGTATTGAACAGGCTTCTAGCTGCATTTATCTATGGTTTACAGGTATATGCAATGAGTGCTATCTCCTGCAAGATTATCTAGAAAGTATCTCCAGCAAAG ATGTGTTTTACGATGCTCAGGAAGATATTTCATCCTCTTGTGAGGCCAGTGAAAAGTTGTTCACTGCTGTTGAGTCTCACGAGGAAAAACATTGTTGCATGCATTCCAACTCTTCGTGTTCTCCTAGAAGAATGGAAGATTTAGATTCACCTTTCACACCACCTGCTTCTGGCCCTTACAAACGAAGAAAGATAATAAAATCAAGCATGTTCATTGATGTGGATGGACTTTCTGAGGAAGCATACAGTGAAGTTGTTAGATCCCCATCAAATTCAGTATCCTCACCTTCTTTGAGTGGTAGTGAAAGTGATGATGGGTGTTTGGTTTATGAGGCTACCACATACAAGGATGTACTCCTTTTATTCAGATTTGACGATCATGATCTCCCATTTAAGCTCAAGGAAATAATTATGTCTGACCTGAGGCTACTTACATTATTGGAGTATGGACTTCCTTCTTGGGTCATTTTTCTTCAATCCTACCCAGTCTTTTGTCAAATATATCGTCCATGGATGTGCCCTTTAGCCAGGGCTTTTTACATTTTGATATCTATAATCACTGTGCTCATAGGATTCTATGACCTTTATAAGAATGTTCCTATACTGAAGGCAACTGCTGCAAGCTTATTTGGTCCCTTCTTTAACTGGATAGAATCATGGGAAATGGTTTCAAGAATCAGATACCTGGGAACTATGCTTTTTCTTCATAACTTTGAGAAAGCTTTGATGTGGTTCCTAATGGTTGCACGTGCTACAAAGCCATTGTTTTCAGTGTTGACGAAGCCAATTGCTGGTCCTATCATGGAACTTTTTGAATTGATTTGTCCTATATGGAATGCATGCTTTTCTACTTTGGAGAGCCTCATCTGGGTTATTTGGAATGCGCTATCATCTTCATGCAACGTGGTTTCAAGTATATTGGAAATTATCATTTGGCCTTTCTGGTTTGCCTTTTCAACTTTATGGAGTGTAG TGGCATATGTAATATACCCAGTTGTTTGGCTGCTTTTGGAGATAGTCAGTGCTCCTGTTCGTTTGATTGCTGCATTGACTAGTTTCCTTGGAATGTTCTTCATCAATGTCTATTATCTACTGCAAGGAACCTGGTCAGCTATTGGGGCTTTGTTTCAGATTGCATCTCCATCTGAAGCAACAGCAGTTGCCTATGAAGTTACGATTTGGCGGTCACTTTGGAATGATTTATTTTCCAAG GTATTCCGTGCAATTCGAAGCATTTTTTATGGTTTTGTTGCATTTTTCACAGCATGCAATAGGCATAGGTTAAG